The DNA region GTGGTGGCCCGCGGAGAGCCCGATGGCCGCCTCGCCGTGCTTGTTCTGCGGCTGCTGGAATCCGGCCAGGTACTCCATGACCTGCAGCTGGAGCGCCTCGGAGCGGTCCGCGAGCTCCTGGAAGGCGGGCCAGGACAGTGCGAGGACGGTGCCGGCGGTCGCCGCCCGCACCGAGTACGTCCAGGTGCCGTCCTCCTGCTGGAGCACCTCGTCGCCCAGGTGGTCGCCGTCGGCCAGGGTGCCGACCACCGCCTCCTCGCCGTATTTGCCGGTTCCGATCCGGTCGACCCTGCCGTACGCGATGATGAGGACCTCGTCGATCGGCGCCCCCGCCGCGACCAGGACCTCACCGGCGGAGAACTCGCGTTGGACGAACCGCCCGGCCAGCTCCTCCAGGAGGGCGTCGTCCTCGAAACCGCGCAGCACCGGCACCTCGCGCAGCGTCGGCGGGACGACCCGCACCGTGCTGCCGGTCCGGTCGAGGCCCACCCGGCCGCGGCCCGCGGTGTAGCGCAGTCGCCGGTTCACCCGGTACGTGCCGCCCGAGACCTCGACCCACGGGAGCGTCCTGAGCAGCCAGCGCGGGCTGATGCCCTGCATCTGCGGGGCGGACTTGGTGGTGGTCGCGAGATTCCGCGCCGCCACCGTGGCCAGGCTCTGCTGCTCCCCGGCCTGCGGTGCGCCGCCCGGTGCAGGAATACCGGTGTTGGTTTCGGTCGACATTAGGGAGCCCTTCGCATACCCGTACCCGATGAGGTGTCACCTTGCATCCCTCATGGTGGGCCCATTCGGAGGTCAACCGCAATCACTCTTTCGAGTGGTCGGAATAACCGAAAAAATAGGACGACTAGAATGTCTGATCGATATTTATTCGAGCAAATGATCCATCGCATCGCGGAACGGGACCCTCCGGTTCGCCTCCCCGGCCCGTGCACGTCGGACCCACCCCGCGTTCACGCCCGCGCAAGAGGCCGCTAAGGTGCCACTTCAAAGGGCCACGGGGCCAGTTGACGAGCGCGGCCGCACCGGATGCCCTCCCCTCGTTCACCCCTGCCCTGGGAGGCCTGATGAGCGCCCCCGTCACTGTCTGGCTCAACCGCACGTACGCCGAGAACGTGTTCTTCATCGAACAGTTGCGCGCCGCCCCGCGTCCGGTCCGGATCCACGCCACCCACCTCGACCCCGACTCGCCGGTCCTCGCCGCCGCCGACCACGCCGGCCTGGAACCGGGCGGCCTCACCCCGGACGCCTACGTCGACTTCGCCCTCGACTACTGCGCCCGCCACTCCGTCGACGTCTTCCTCCCCCGCCTGCACCAGCTGGCGATATCCCTGCACCGCCAGGAGTTCGAGGCGGTCGGCACCGCCCTCGCCTGCCCTCCCGCCACCGCGATCGCGGCCTTCGAGAGCAAGGCCGACGGCTACGCGGCGATCGCCGGGGCCGGCCTCCCCACCCCGCCCTGGTGGCTGGTCCGCACCGCCGAGGAGCTGGTCACCGCCGTCGACCTGATCGAGTCGGCCGGCCTCACCGCCTGCCTCAAACCCGCCTCCGGTGCCGGCGGCGAGGGCTTCCGGCTGCTCACCCGGGAGCCGTTCGGCCTGCACCGGCTGGCCGGCTGGGACAGCCGGGTCCAGGTCGACCAGGTGGCCGCCGCGCTGGCCGACGCCGCCCGCGGGGACGCCGGCGAGCCGGCCGACCTGCTGGTCATGCCGTACCTGGAGGGCCCCGAGATATCGGTGGACTGCCTGGCCGACCTGGACGGCACCCTGCTGGCCGCGGTGGGCCGCAGCAAGGACCGCCGCCGCCGGACCTTCACCACCGCGCCCCGCTACCTCGAACCCGCCCGCCGGGTGGTCGAGGCGACCGGGATGGCGTTCCTCTCCAACGTGCAGTTCCGCCACCTGCACGGCGAGCCGGTGGTGATCGACGTCAACACCCGCCCCTCCGGCGGCCTGCACCAGCTGGGCCTGTGCGGCCTCAACCTGCCCTGGAACGCGGTGCAGCTGGCGCTCGGCGAACGTCCGGACACCGAGTGGACCGTGGATCCGGCGAGCGTCGAGTACACCCTGGTCTCCGGCGTCCAGCCGGTGCTGCCGCGGCAGTCGCCGTTCCCCGCGCCGCCGGCCCTGGCCGGGCACCCGGAGGCCCAGCTGGTGCACTGACCGCCGCCGCCCCGGACCGGGCCGCTCGGCTCAGAGCGGCCCGTTCCAGTCCAGCGTCGGCTCCAGCACCCCCTCCAGGGTGAGCAGCCAGCGCTTCACGTCGATCCCGACCCGGCCGCCGCCGAAGCCGCCGATCCCGTCCGCCGCCACCACCCGGTGGCAGGGCACCAGCAGCGCGACCGGGTTGGCGGCCATCATCTGCCCGACCGTCCGGGCCGCCAGCCCGGGTTCCTCCACGTCGCCGAAGACCCCGCTGCGGGCCGCCAGCTCGCCGTACGTGATGGTCCGCCCGTACGGCACCTCGGTGAACAGCGTCTGCAGCACCGCGCGGTGCGGTCCGGTGCTCAGGCTCCAGTCGATCGGCAGGCCCAGCTCGCGGCGCCGGCCCGCCAGGTACTCGCCGACCCGGCCGCTGACCGCGGCGATCTTCGACTCGTCGGCGCAGCGCGGGATCTCACCGGAGCGGCCGAGGTACCCGACCGCCGCCACCCCCTGCGGCGTCACCGCCACGTGCAGCGGGCCGCTCGGCAGCGGCGTCTCCACCGTCAGCCACGACAGCGGCCCCGACCCGTACCGTTCCACCACGTCCGAACCCCCGCCCCGTCCAGCCGGTCCGGCCGCCGGCCACCCCGTCGCCCGGAGGACGCGCGCGGACCGCCCGCCCCGCGCGCCATCGTACGGCGGGCCGGGTCCGCGGTCCGGCGCGTCCTCCGCTACAGCCGCCCCTTCAGCTCCGCGGCGAGCGCCCGCGACCAGTGCGAGAGTTCCGCCCGGTCGGGGGCCCGCCCCTCGCACAGGACGCCCACCTGCGCGTCGTTGATCCGGTTCGGTCCCGGGATCTCCAGCAGGTACGCGAGCTCCTCCAGGACCGTGGCGAGCCGCTTGGCGTCCGCGTGTTCCAGGACGACGGCCGCCTCGTGGTGGCCGATGGTGAGAGAACCGGGCATGGCCTACCTCCTCCGTTCGCCCCCGCACTCCCTCCACCGTACGACCGGGCGGGGCGGGGCGCGCCCCGGCCGCACCCCGGCCCCGGACCCCGGCCGACCTCAGCGGGCCGCCCCGGCCCCCACCCCCGGACCCGGCTCCGCGGGCACCTCCCAGCGCCGGCAGCGCACCTCCCGCACCGAGAGCACCGCGACCCCGGCCAGCAGCTGCCACCCCGCGCCGAACAGCAGCACGGCGGACACCCCCACCCGGTCCGCGACCGGACCGGCCGCCGCCAGGCCGAGCGGCCCGAGCACGAACGCGCCCAGCCCGCCGAACGCCGTCACCCGCGCCAGCACCCCGGCCGGCACCCAGCTCTGCATCGTCGACTCGAACAGCGCGCCGCAGACCGCCGAACCCGCCCCGGCCACCAGCGCCGCCGCGACCGTCCAGCCCAGCGGCGCACCGGCCGCCAGCGCGGCCGAGGGCAGCGCCCAGCCGAAGGTCGCCACCGTGGCCACCGCGAGCGGCCGGCCGGGCCGGCGCCCGAGCATCAGCACGCCGCCGAGCACCGCGCCGACCCCGTACACGCCCAGCACCAGGCCCCAGGCCCGCGCACCGCCCAGCTCGCGCTGCGCGGTCAACGGGCCCAGCACCAGGAACGGGGCCCAGACCAGCAGGTTGAAGAGCGCCATCTGCACGGTGGTGGTCCAGAGCCACCGCCGGGAGCGGAACTCCGTCCAGCCCTCCCGGAGGTCGGCGAGCACCGAGCCGTCGCCGTCGCCGCCCGTCCCGGCGGGCCGGTCGACCCGGATCCGCGCCAGCGCCAGCGCGCCGACCCCGTACGTCACCGCGTCGATCAGCAGCACCGCCCCGGGCCCGTACCCCGCCGTGATCACCCCGGCGAGCGCCGGGCCCGCCACCGTCGACACCGACCGGGCCAGTCCCAGCAGGGCGTTGGCGTCCGGCAGCCGGTCCTTCCGGCGTACCAGGGCGGGTACCAGGGCGCCCAGCGCGGGCATGAACACCCCTTCGCCGAGCCCCCAGGCGGCGACCAGCGCGGCCATCGCCCAGACCGGTGCGTGCCCGGTCGCCAGCGCCACCGCGAACCCTCCCTGCACCGCGCAGCGCAGCACGTCCGACACCAGCATCACCCGACGGCTGCCCAGCCGGTCGGCGACCACCCCGCCGGCCAGCATCACCAGCACGATCGGCAGGATCCGGGCGGCCATCACCCAGCCCAGCTCCGTCCCGCCTCCCCCGCCGTCGAGCACCGCGAACGCCACTGCCACCGGCGCCATCGAGGAGCCGACGAGCGAGGTCGCGTAGCCGACGAAGAACCATCCGAAATCGCGCTCCCCCAGCACGGCCAGACGGCTGTTCAGCCGTCGGCGGCGGGCCGGTCCCTGCTTCGTCTCCACTGCCACGGGCGCCAAGTCTGCCCGTACACGAAGGCCTCGGACAAGGGTTTCCGAGGAAATACCTGAGCCTTTGTCACTCAATATCGGGGAGTCGCCCGACTGCCGCAGTAAATATCTCCAACAACCATGCCTGGTCAGCTGTTCACTGCGCCGACGGGTAGCATCGCAGAGCCTTGGAGCATCGCCGTTTACTGCGGAAGGAAGAGCCGATGCCGCTCCCGCCCCCGGTCGAGTACGCGGTCGCCGTCGAGCGCTACCTGGCGGCCTCCGGACTCGGCGCAGCCTCGCTCCGCGTCTACCGGATCGCCCTGCACACCTGGGCCTGGGCACTCGCCGACCGCACCGCCCCCACCGGCCCCGAACGGCGCCGGGCCCGCCCGCCCGTCCTGCCGCTCGCCCTGCTCGACCACCCCGACGCCGCCGCCCGCCTCCTGGCCGGCGCCACCCGGCGCGCCGACGGCACCGACCCGCGCACCCTCAACCGCGAGCTGTCCACCCTGCGGGCCGCCGTCGCCTGGTGGCGCGCCCAGGGCTGGATCCGCACCGACCCCACCACCGGCCTGCGCCCGCACGCCGTCCCCGCCACCGCCCCGGACCCCCTCACCCCCGAGCAGCTCCAGGCCCTCTTCGACCTCCGCGCTCCGCTCCGCGAGCAGACCCTCTGGCGCCTGCTGCACGAGAGCGGCGCCCCCGTCGAGACCGTCCTCGCCCTCGACGCCGACGCCCTCGACCTCCCCGGCCGCCGCACCCGGCCCCCGGCCCCGCCGCTGCGCTGGCGGACCGGCACCGCCCGCCTGCTCCCGCTCCTGCTCGCCGGCCGCACCACCGGTCCGCTCTTCCTCACCGACCGGCGCGCACCCGCCGGCACCCCCGCCGCCGACCGCTGCCCCCACACCGGCCGCGCCCGCCTCTCCTACCGCCGCGCCGCCGAACTCCTCACCGCCCGCACCGCTGCACTGGCGCCCGGCGGCTGGACCCTCCGCCGGCTCCGCCCGGCCCCCGGGGCGGCGTCCGGGACCGCCCCCGGGACGGCGTCCGTCTGAGGCCTCCGGCGCCGGAGGCGGCCGGGAACGGCGAACGGCCGGCCGCGGCACTCGCGTGCGGCGACCGGCCGTCCCCGGGGTCACGCCTGGGCGAACCCCCGGCGCAGCTCGGCGTCGGTGACGACACCGTTGTGGTGGTCGAGCTCCAGCCGGGCGATGCCCGCCAGGTGCGCGACCTGCCGGTCGCCGAGCAGCCCGGCCGCCAGCTCACTGCGCTCGAACGCCCCGACCGCCTCGGCGAGGTGGGCGGGAACGCGGGCCGTCCCGGTGTCCAGGTAGGCGTCGCCGTCGCTGGCCCGCGGCACCTTGAGACCGTTCTCGACACCGTGCCGGATCCCGGCGAGCACGGCCGCGAGCGCGGCGTACGGGTTGGCGTCGGCGCCCGGCAGCCGGACCTCCAGGTGGAGTCCGCCGCCGTGGCCGACCACCCGCACCGCGCAGGCACGGTTGTCCCGCCCCCAGTTGAAGCGGGTCGGGGCGAAGGAGTGGTCGCGGAAGCGGTGGTAGGAGTTCACGTAGGGCGCGTGGAGCGGGACCGTGACCGGCAGCACCTCCAGCAGCCCGGCGACGGCCTGCCCGCCCAGCTCCGACAGCCCGGCGCCGCCTTGCCCGGGCCCCGGCAGCACCGGCCCGTCCGCCCCGTACAGGGAGACGTGCAGGTGCATCCCGCTGCCGACCCCGGTGGCCGGGGACGCCATGAACGTCGGCGCCAGCCCGAGCCCGTCGGCGACCGCCCGGACGGCGTGCTTGAACAGCACGTGCTGCAGGCAGGCGAGCCGCGGTTCGCCGTACGGGAAGGTCACCTCGACCTGCCCGGGGGCGCCCTCCAGCTTCACCGCCTCCACCGGCAGTGCGGCGCCGGCCAGGGCCCGGCGCAGGCTCCGGGTGAACTCGGCGACCGCCCGGGGCTGGTCGAGGGCGTAGTCGCGGTTGTCCCAGGTCGCCGCGCGCAACCCGCGGAAGTCCCGCCCGGCGGCGTCCCGGACGCTCCCCTCGTAGAGGACGAACTCGGTCTCGACGCCGACCTGCACGCTCAGTCCGTGCCCGGCCAGCAGGGTCAGCTGGTCCTCCAGCAGGGTGTCCGGCGCCACCGGCAGCGGCTGCCCGCCCCCGGCCACCGGACGGCAGGTCACCAGCGCCGTTCCGGGCAGCCACGGCAGCAGCCGCGCGTCCGAGAGGTCCGCCGCCAGGGCCACGTCGGCGAAGCCGGTGCCCCAGGAGCCGAGCGTCCCGGTGCCCTCCGCGGACATGCCGAGGTCCGTGTCGAACACGTACCCGCACATCTCCGGGGTGAGGCGCCCGGAGGCCAGCCGCTCCAGCAGCACGCCGGCCTCGAACTCCTTGCCCTTGAGCCGGCCCTGCCAGTCCACCGCCGCCAGCAGCACGGTGTCGACGCCGCCGCCGCGCACCAGCGCCCGCAGCGGCCCGGTGGCCTGGGTCCCGCCCGCGGCCGCCGCGGCGGGGACGGCGGGCCGCCCCCGCCGGCCGGCCGGTCCGGCAGGCATCAGATCACGCTCCCGGTCAGCTCGGTCAGCTCGGCGCTCTGCTGCACCGGCGGGTTGTAGGACCGGCCGGCCTTCAGCCACCACAGGCCCGCGCCCACCAGCGCCACCAGCAGCGCGACGGGGGCGTAGTTGAACGTGTCCGAGGTGACCGGGTACGCCTGCGGGAGGCAGAACAGCACGGTGACCACGGCCACCCAGCAGACCGCCACGATCCCGATCGGCCTGCTCCAGCGGCCCAGCGTCCACGGCCCGGCCTGGAACGCCTTCCCCTTGCGCAGCCGCAGGTAGACCGGGATCGCGTAGGCCGGGGTCATCCCCAGGACGTTGATCGCCGTCACCGCCCCGTACGCCACCGGGCTGTACAGCGAGGGCAGGGCCAGCACCAGCGCCGCGCCCACCGCCAGCCAGACGCCCGCCACCGGGGTGCCGGTGCGCGGCGAGACCCGGCTCCAGAGGGCCGAGCCGGGCAGCGCGCCGTCCCGCGAGAAGGCGAAGACCATCCGGCTGGCCGCCGCGGTCTCGGCGTTGCCGCAGAAGAGCTGCGCGACGATCACCACGGCGAGCAGGGCCTTGGCGCCGTTCGGGCCCAGGGCGTCGAGGAAGATCTGCGCCGGCGGCACCCCGGTGGCCGAGCCGATGGTGCCGGCGTAGTCCTGGATCGCGTACAGCATGCCGGCCAGCAGGACGAACCCGGCGATCCAGCTCACCCAGATCGCCCGGACGATGCCGCGCGCGGCCGAGACCGACGCCCGGGTGGTCTCCTCCGACATGTGCGCGGAGGCGTCGTAGCCGGAGAACGTGTACTGCGCGAGCAGCAGGCCCAGGCAGGAGACGTAGACCGGGTTGGTCCAGCCGGTGTTGTTCACGAAGTGCGTGAACACCCAGGAGGTGTCCTGGTGCTGGGACGGCACGATCATCAGCGCGCCGACGATCACCACGACGCCGCCCAGGTGCCACCAGACCGAGACGCTGTTGAGCACCGACACCAGCCGCACGCCGCGCAGGTTCAGC from Kitasatospora sp. NBC_00458 includes:
- a CDS encoding MFS transporter produces the protein MAVETKQGPARRRRLNSRLAVLGERDFGWFFVGYATSLVGSSMAPVAVAFAVLDGGGGGTELGWVMAARILPIVLVMLAGGVVADRLGSRRVMLVSDVLRCAVQGGFAVALATGHAPVWAMAALVAAWGLGEGVFMPALGALVPALVRRKDRLPDANALLGLARSVSTVAGPALAGVITAGYGPGAVLLIDAVTYGVGALALARIRVDRPAGTGGDGDGSVLADLREGWTEFRSRRWLWTTTVQMALFNLLVWAPFLVLGPLTAQRELGGARAWGLVLGVYGVGAVLGGVLMLGRRPGRPLAVATVATFGWALPSAALAAGAPLGWTVAAALVAGAGSAVCGALFESTMQSWVPAGVLARVTAFGGLGAFVLGPLGLAAAGPVADRVGVSAVLLFGAGWQLLAGVAVLSVREVRCRRWEVPAEPGPGVGAGAAR
- a CDS encoding ATP-grasp domain-containing protein — translated: MSAPVTVWLNRTYAENVFFIEQLRAAPRPVRIHATHLDPDSPVLAAADHAGLEPGGLTPDAYVDFALDYCARHSVDVFLPRLHQLAISLHRQEFEAVGTALACPPATAIAAFESKADGYAAIAGAGLPTPPWWLVRTAEELVTAVDLIESAGLTACLKPASGAGGEGFRLLTREPFGLHRLAGWDSRVQVDQVAAALADAARGDAGEPADLLVMPYLEGPEISVDCLADLDGTLLAAVGRSKDRRRRTFTTAPRYLEPARRVVEATGMAFLSNVQFRHLHGEPVVIDVNTRPSGGLHQLGLCGLNLPWNAVQLALGERPDTEWTVDPASVEYTLVSGVQPVLPRQSPFPAPPALAGHPEAQLVH
- a CDS encoding glutamine synthetase family protein, whose translation is MPAGPAGRRGRPAVPAAAAAGGTQATGPLRALVRGGGVDTVLLAAVDWQGRLKGKEFEAGVLLERLASGRLTPEMCGYVFDTDLGMSAEGTGTLGSWGTGFADVALAADLSDARLLPWLPGTALVTCRPVAGGGQPLPVAPDTLLEDQLTLLAGHGLSVQVGVETEFVLYEGSVRDAAGRDFRGLRAATWDNRDYALDQPRAVAEFTRSLRRALAGAALPVEAVKLEGAPGQVEVTFPYGEPRLACLQHVLFKHAVRAVADGLGLAPTFMASPATGVGSGMHLHVSLYGADGPVLPGPGQGGAGLSELGGQAVAGLLEVLPVTVPLHAPYVNSYHRFRDHSFAPTRFNWGRDNRACAVRVVGHGGGLHLEVRLPGADANPYAALAAVLAGIRHGVENGLKVPRASDGDAYLDTGTARVPAHLAEAVGAFERSELAAGLLGDRQVAHLAGIARLELDHHNGVVTDAELRRGFAQA
- a CDS encoding methylated-DNA--[protein]-cysteine S-methyltransferase, with product MVERYGSGPLSWLTVETPLPSGPLHVAVTPQGVAAVGYLGRSGEIPRCADESKIAAVSGRVGEYLAGRRRELGLPIDWSLSTGPHRAVLQTLFTEVPYGRTITYGELAARSGVFGDVEEPGLAARTVGQMMAANPVALLVPCHRVVAADGIGGFGGGRVGIDVKRWLLTLEGVLEPTLDWNGPL
- a CDS encoding family 2B encapsulin nanocompartment shell protein — translated: MSTETNTGIPAPGGAPQAGEQQSLATVAARNLATTTKSAPQMQGISPRWLLRTLPWVEVSGGTYRVNRRLRYTAGRGRVGLDRTGSTVRVVPPTLREVPVLRGFEDDALLEELAGRFVQREFSAGEVLVAAGAPIDEVLIIAYGRVDRIGTGKYGEEAVVGTLADGDHLGDEVLQQEDGTWTYSVRAATAGTVLALSWPAFQELADRSEALQLQVMEYLAGFQQPQNKHGEAAIGLSAGHHGEYELPGAFVDYELRPREYELSVAQTVLKVHTRVADLYNQPMNQTEHQLRLTVEALRERQEHELVNNPEFGLLTNADHGQRIQTHSGPPTPDDMDELLSRRRGTKLFLAHPRAIAAFGRECNRRGLYPDTVEVQGRQVFGWRGVPVFPCDKIPIAGGNTSSILAMRTGEDNQGVVGLHQTGIPDEYEPGLSVRFMGISEKAIISYLVSTYYSAAILVPDAVGVLENVDLTHHQG
- a CDS encoding amino acid permease, giving the protein MPPAHATPNSDDTQLRRLGYEPKLNRRMGEFGNFAISFSVISILSGCMTLFGFGLNTGGPAVMLWGWAGVGLMVILVGMALAEVTSAYPTSGALYFMAHRLGGPRWGWATGWLNLLGLVGGIAGIDYGAASFVGALANLQWGFEPTPGKLFLIFMVILVVHAGLNLRGVRLVSVLNSVSVWWHLGGVVVIVGALMIVPSQHQDTSWVFTHFVNNTGWTNPVYVSCLGLLLAQYTFSGYDASAHMSEETTRASVSAARGIVRAIWVSWIAGFVLLAGMLYAIQDYAGTIGSATGVPPAQIFLDALGPNGAKALLAVVIVAQLFCGNAETAAASRMVFAFSRDGALPGSALWSRVSPRTGTPVAGVWLAVGAALVLALPSLYSPVAYGAVTAINVLGMTPAYAIPVYLRLRKGKAFQAGPWTLGRWSRPIGIVAVCWVAVVTVLFCLPQAYPVTSDTFNYAPVALLVALVGAGLWWLKAGRSYNPPVQQSAELTELTGSVI